One Streptomyces sp. V4I8 genomic window carries:
- a CDS encoding YbhN family protein, with amino-acid sequence MKQQGVHSEGAKSTSDASSRPGTANADKADEGQQAAYDLDEAHVDEVEGDEPLLPARVHRPSDLMRLLVGVLGIVLLLAIAAFAHGTTSGLEQDINKGTGQAPDVFSKMAGLVSSIAILLVPVAFAIERLIKRDGLRIADGVLAAVLAHGVTLATDLWVARAAPESIRDALTQPSPGDIGSLTDPVHGYLAPVIAYMTAVGMSRRPRWRAVLWAVLVLYAFSMLVTGYTTPFSIILTLLIGWTVAYGTLYAVGSPNVRPTGQTLLAGLRHVGFRPVSAAREEISDTQETGDRGRRYFVTLEDGPPLDVTVVDREQQAQGFFYRAWRNLALRGFATRSSLQSLRQALEQEALLAYAAIAAGANAPKLIATSELGPDAVMLVYEHTGGHTLDSLSDEEITDELLRGTWLQVKALQSRRIAHRRLVGDAILVDRSGKVIITDLRIGEIAANNLLLRMDISQLLVTLGLRVGAERAVASAVNVLGPDAVADCLPMLQPIALSRSTRATLRKLARERAQREREAVLEASNHAKHTRSEEAPSETGPALDKPEKPDKKTVKAQARAEKRAIDEALDEAREEDLLTLIRHEVLRIRPQAPVEPARLERVRPRTLISFIAGAIGAYFLLTQLTHIEFGPLISNAQWGWVAAAVLFSAASYFAAAMALLGFVPERVPFRRTVAAQVAGSFVKIVAPAAVGGVALNTRFLQRAGVRPGLAVASVGASQLFGLGCHILMLLSFGYLTGTEKTPSLSPSRTVIAGLLTVAVLVLVVTSVPFLRKFVVTRVRSLFAGVVPRMLDVLQRPQKLVTGIGGMLLLTACFVMCLDASIRAFGSEGTSLSIASVAVVFLAGNALGSAAPTPGGVGAVEATLTVGLIAVGLPSEVAAPAVLLFRLLTLWLPVLPGWLAFNHLTRKGAL; translated from the coding sequence ATGAAGCAGCAGGGTGTGCACTCGGAGGGCGCGAAGAGCACCTCTGACGCTTCGTCGCGCCCCGGCACCGCGAACGCCGACAAGGCCGACGAGGGGCAGCAGGCCGCGTACGACCTGGACGAGGCGCACGTCGACGAGGTCGAGGGCGACGAACCGCTGCTCCCCGCGCGCGTGCACCGTCCCTCCGACCTGATGCGGCTCCTCGTGGGCGTGCTGGGCATCGTGCTGCTGCTCGCGATCGCCGCGTTCGCGCACGGCACCACCTCGGGCCTCGAGCAGGACATCAACAAGGGCACCGGCCAGGCGCCCGACGTGTTCAGCAAGATGGCCGGACTCGTGTCCAGCATCGCGATCCTCCTGGTGCCCGTCGCCTTCGCGATCGAGCGGCTCATCAAGCGGGACGGGCTTCGGATCGCCGACGGCGTCCTCGCGGCCGTGCTCGCACACGGTGTGACACTCGCCACCGACCTGTGGGTCGCGCGGGCCGCTCCGGAGTCCATCCGGGACGCCCTCACCCAGCCCTCGCCCGGCGACATCGGCTCCCTCACCGACCCGGTGCACGGGTATCTCGCACCGGTCATCGCGTACATGACGGCCGTGGGTATGTCCCGCAGACCCCGCTGGCGTGCGGTCCTGTGGGCGGTCCTGGTCCTGTACGCCTTCTCCATGCTGGTCACCGGCTACACCACGCCGTTCTCGATCATCCTGACGCTGCTGATCGGCTGGACCGTCGCATACGGCACGCTGTACGCGGTCGGCTCGCCCAATGTCCGCCCCACCGGGCAGACCCTGCTGGCGGGCCTCCGGCACGTCGGCTTCCGCCCGGTGAGCGCGGCCCGCGAGGAGATCTCCGACACACAGGAGACCGGCGACCGCGGCCGGCGCTATTTCGTCACGCTTGAGGACGGTCCTCCGCTGGACGTGACGGTGGTCGACCGGGAGCAGCAGGCCCAGGGCTTCTTCTATCGCGCGTGGCGCAATCTGGCGCTGCGCGGCTTCGCCACCCGAAGCAGCCTCCAGTCGCTGCGCCAGGCCCTGGAGCAGGAGGCGCTGCTCGCCTACGCGGCCATCGCGGCCGGCGCCAACGCGCCCAAGCTGATCGCCACCTCCGAGCTCGGCCCGGACGCCGTGATGCTGGTCTACGAGCACACCGGCGGGCACACCCTGGACTCCCTGTCGGACGAGGAGATCACCGACGAGCTGCTGCGCGGCACCTGGCTCCAGGTCAAGGCGCTGCAGTCCCGGCGCATCGCGCACCGCAGGCTGGTGGGTGACGCGATTCTGGTGGATCGTTCCGGCAAGGTGATCATCACCGACCTGCGCATCGGCGAGATCGCGGCGAACAATCTGCTGCTGCGCATGGACATCTCCCAGCTGCTGGTGACCCTCGGCCTGCGTGTGGGCGCCGAGCGCGCGGTCGCCTCCGCGGTGAACGTGCTGGGCCCCGACGCGGTGGCCGACTGCCTGCCGATGCTGCAGCCCATCGCCCTGAGCCGCTCCACGCGCGCGACGCTGCGAAAACTCGCCCGGGAGCGCGCCCAGCGGGAGCGCGAGGCGGTGCTGGAGGCGTCCAATCACGCGAAACACACCCGCAGCGAGGAAGCCCCGAGCGAGACCGGGCCGGCACTGGACAAGCCGGAAAAGCCGGACAAGAAGACCGTCAAGGCGCAGGCACGGGCCGAGAAGCGGGCCATCGACGAGGCCCTGGACGAGGCGCGCGAGGAGGATCTGCTCACGCTGATCCGCCATGAGGTGCTGCGGATCAGGCCACAGGCACCGGTCGAGCCGGCCCGGCTGGAGCGGGTGCGCCCGCGCACGCTGATCAGCTTCATCGCCGGTGCCATCGGTGCGTACTTCCTGCTGACGCAGCTCACGCACATCGAGTTCGGCCCGCTCATCTCCAACGCGCAGTGGGGCTGGGTGGCCGCGGCCGTACTGTTCTCGGCGGCCAGCTACTTCGCGGCGGCGATGGCCCTGCTGGGGTTCGTGCCCGAGCGCGTGCCGTTCCGGCGGACGGTGGCGGCCCAGGTCGCCGGGTCCTTCGTGAAGATCGTCGCGCCTGCCGCGGTGGGTGGGGTCGCCCTGAACACGCGCTTCCTGCAGCGCGCGGGAGTGCGGCCGGGGCTCGCGGTGGCGAGCGTCGGCGCGTCGCAGCTGTTCGGGCTCGGCTGCCACATCCTGATGCTGCTGTCCTTCGGCTATCTGACCGGCACCGAGAAGACACCGTCGCTGTCGCCGTCCCGGACCGTCATCGCGGGTCTGCTGACGGTGGCGGTGCTTGTCCTCGTGGTGACCTCGGTGCCGTTCCTGCGGAAATTCGTCGTCACGCGCGTGAGGTCGCTGTTCGCGGGTGTCGTGCCACGCATGCTTGACGTACTGCAGCGGCCGCAGAAGCTGGTCACGGGTATCGGCGGCATGCTGCTGCTGACCGCCTGCTTCGTGATGTGCCTGGACGCGTCGATCCGCGCGTTCGGCAGCGAGGGCACCTCGCTCAGCATCGCCAGCGTGGCCGTCGTCTTCCTCGCGGGCAACGCGCTCGGCTCCGCGGCCCCGACCCCCGGCGGCGTGGGCGCCGTCGAGGCGACCCTGACCGTCGGTCTGATCGCCGTGGGCCTGCCCAGCGAGGTCGCCGC
- a CDS encoding MGMT family protein — protein sequence MSEESLPEDTRPGYDDASPEHADALPEYAERVLEVAELVPPGRVMTYGDVAEWLEEGGPRQVGRVMALYGGAVPWWRVVRADGVLLPGHELRALEHYRVEGTPLKEASRAAEGHLPRLDMRRARWDGGERAQGHT from the coding sequence ATGAGCGAGGAGAGCCTTCCGGAGGACACCCGCCCGGGGTACGACGACGCCTCCCCGGAGCACGCGGACGCGCTGCCGGAGTACGCCGAGCGCGTCCTCGAGGTCGCCGAACTGGTTCCGCCGGGGCGCGTCATGACGTACGGGGACGTCGCGGAGTGGCTGGAGGAGGGCGGGCCCCGCCAGGTCGGCCGTGTGATGGCCCTCTACGGGGGCGCCGTTCCGTGGTGGCGGGTGGTCCGCGCGGACGGGGTCCTGCTGCCCGGCCACGAGCTGAGGGCGCTGGAGCACTACCGCGTGGAAGGCACGCCACTGAAGGAGGCGAGCAGGGCCGCCGAGGGCCACCTGCCGCGCCTCGACATGAGACGGGCGCGATGGGACGGCGGCGAACGCGCACAGGGTCACACCTGA
- a CDS encoding ATP-dependent helicase, whose protein sequence is MSSSSSTRRLSHPQVRQGTRGAYRLVRTPVVPTAPPSLDAAQRAVVDHATGPLLVLAGPGTGKTTTLVESVAARIARGGDPERILVLTFSRKAAVELRDRMALRIGAARAPRATTFHSFCYALVRAHQDSDLFVEPMRLLSGPEQDVTVRELLAGQPDLERLGLAHVRWPDELRACLTTRGFADEVRAVLARSRELGLGPDALDAFARRIGRPDWRAAASFLAEYLDVLDMQGVLDYAELVHRAVLLARRPEAAQRLAAQYDAVYVDEYQDTDPAQVRLLHALAGGGRTLVAFGDPDQSIYAFRGADVNGILEFPHAFPRADGRPAPVEVLRTSRRSGAALLSATRLLTQRMPLTRLPAEKVRAHRELAPVREGGRVEVFTYPTPGTELDNIADILRRAHLEDGVPWGEMAVLVRAGSRTIPTVRRALTAAGVPLDIDGDDLPLRHEPAVAPLLTALRAVATAEARPARGDGDARIGEGHVRIGEGDARTADGDAPTEEAAEAEDDPEGDAEADATADRSDPGTSWLDTETALTLLASPLAGMDAADLRRLGRALRDEERAAGNPLPPPSDELLARALAEPERLAVHDPTYARGAQRLGALLRKARERLAGGGTAEEALWDLWEGTPWPTRLERAARRGGAAGRNADRDLDAVCALFATAARAEERTGGRGTLNFLAEVEAEDIAADTLTRRAVRPDAVRLMTAHRSKGLEWRLVVVAGVQEGLWPDLRRRGSLLEADRIGRDGLAEPLTPGALLAEERRLFYVAATRARERLVVTAVKAPADDGDQPSRFLTELGVEPRDVTGRPRRPLAVAALVAELRATTVDPRASDTLREAAARRLARLAALADEDGRPLVPSAHPYRWWGMFEPTESKVPLRDRDQPVVLSGSALDQLANTCSLQWFLGREVKADAPATVAQGFGNVVHVLADEVASGRTPADLAVLMERLDSVWNALAFDAPWKSAQEKDNARVALERFLKWHVMDRAGRTPVASEHDFDVTLEAGDFEVRIRGQMDRVEADGEGRAYVVDFKTGKQAPSAAEVARHPQLAVYQLAVHEGAVDEAFDGVRPEPGGAELVQLRQGAAKRDGGETLPKVQGQEPLDGPEGEWVGDLLATAAGKVLEERFAPTTGQHCTHCAFRASCSARPEGRQVVE, encoded by the coding sequence GTGAGCTCCTCTTCCTCCACCAGGCGCCTGTCGCACCCCCAGGTGCGACAGGGGACCCGTGGCGCTTACCGGCTGGTGCGTACCCCTGTCGTTCCGACGGCTCCCCCCAGTCTGGACGCGGCACAGCGCGCCGTGGTTGACCACGCGACCGGCCCGTTGCTCGTTCTCGCGGGTCCGGGCACCGGCAAGACCACCACGCTCGTCGAGTCGGTGGCGGCCCGCATCGCCCGTGGCGGTGACCCCGAGCGCATCCTGGTGCTGACGTTCAGCCGCAAGGCGGCCGTGGAGCTGCGCGACCGCATGGCGCTGCGCATAGGCGCGGCCCGCGCGCCCCGGGCGACCACCTTCCACTCGTTCTGCTACGCCCTGGTCCGCGCCCACCAGGACAGCGACCTGTTCGTGGAGCCGATGCGGCTGCTGTCCGGCCCCGAGCAGGACGTGACCGTACGGGAGCTGCTCGCGGGCCAGCCGGACCTGGAGCGGCTCGGACTCGCGCATGTGCGCTGGCCGGACGAGCTGCGCGCCTGCCTGACCACCCGCGGCTTCGCCGACGAGGTCCGCGCGGTCCTCGCCCGCAGCCGCGAACTGGGCCTCGGCCCCGACGCACTCGACGCCTTCGCCCGCCGCATCGGCCGCCCCGACTGGCGCGCCGCGGCGTCCTTCCTCGCCGAGTACCTCGACGTCCTCGACATGCAGGGCGTGCTCGACTACGCCGAACTGGTCCACCGCGCGGTGCTCCTCGCCCGCCGCCCCGAGGCCGCCCAGCGGCTCGCCGCGCAGTACGACGCCGTGTACGTCGACGAGTACCAGGACACCGATCCGGCCCAGGTACGGCTGCTGCACGCCCTCGCCGGCGGCGGCCGCACCCTCGTCGCCTTCGGCGACCCCGACCAGTCGATCTACGCGTTCCGGGGCGCCGACGTGAACGGCATCCTGGAGTTCCCGCACGCCTTCCCGCGCGCGGACGGCCGCCCCGCACCCGTCGAGGTCCTGCGCACCTCCCGCCGCTCCGGCGCCGCCCTGCTGTCCGCGACCCGTCTGCTGACCCAGCGCATGCCGCTCACCCGGCTCCCCGCGGAGAAGGTACGCGCCCACCGGGAGCTCGCCCCGGTCCGCGAGGGCGGCCGCGTCGAGGTCTTCACCTATCCGACGCCCGGCACCGAGCTGGACAACATCGCCGACATCTTGCGCAGGGCGCACCTGGAGGACGGCGTCCCCTGGGGCGAGATGGCCGTCCTGGTGCGTGCCGGGTCGCGCACGATCCCGACGGTGCGCCGGGCGCTCACCGCCGCCGGGGTGCCTCTGGACATCGACGGCGACGACCTGCCCCTGCGGCACGAGCCGGCGGTGGCACCGCTGCTGACGGCATTGCGGGCGGTGGCCACGGCGGAGGCGCGGCCCGCGCGGGGTGACGGTGACGCGCGTATCGGCGAGGGGCACGTGCGTATCGGCGAGGGTGACGCGCGTACCGCTGATGGTGACGCACCTACCGAGGAAGCGGCCGAAGCCGAGGATGACCCCGAGGGTGATGCCGAAGCCGATGCCACGGCCGACCGGTCCGACCCCGGGACCTCCTGGCTCGACACCGAGACCGCCCTCACTCTGCTCGCCTCCCCCCTCGCCGGCATGGATGCCGCCGACCTGCGCCGCCTCGGCCGCGCCCTGCGCGACGAGGAGCGGGCGGCGGGCAACCCCTTGCCGCCGCCCTCGGACGAGCTGCTCGCGCGGGCACTGGCCGAGCCGGAGCGGCTGGCGGTGCACGACCCCACGTACGCGCGTGGCGCCCAGCGCCTCGGCGCGCTGCTCCGCAAGGCCCGTGAGCGCCTCGCGGGCGGCGGTACGGCCGAGGAGGCGCTGTGGGACCTGTGGGAGGGCACGCCGTGGCCCACGCGCCTGGAACGGGCCGCCCGCCGCGGTGGCGCGGCCGGACGCAACGCCGACCGTGACCTCGACGCCGTATGCGCACTGTTCGCGACGGCGGCCCGCGCGGAGGAGCGCACCGGTGGCCGGGGCACCCTGAACTTCCTGGCGGAGGTCGAAGCCGAGGACATCGCCGCCGACACCCTCACGCGGCGTGCCGTACGCCCCGACGCCGTCCGCCTGATGACCGCGCACCGTTCCAAGGGGCTGGAGTGGCGCCTGGTCGTTGTCGCGGGTGTCCAGGAGGGCCTGTGGCCGGACCTGCGGCGTCGCGGCTCCCTGCTGGAGGCGGACCGCATCGGCCGCGACGGACTCGCCGAACCGCTCACTCCAGGAGCCTTGCTGGCGGAGGAGCGGCGCCTGTTCTACGTCGCCGCCACACGCGCGCGTGAACGCCTCGTCGTCACTGCGGTGAAGGCCCCCGCGGACGACGGCGACCAGCCCTCCCGCTTCCTCACCGAACTCGGCGTGGAGCCCAGGGACGTGACGGGCCGACCGCGCCGCCCGCTGGCCGTCGCCGCGCTGGTCGCCGAACTCCGGGCGACGACGGTCGACCCGCGCGCGTCGGACACCCTCAGGGAGGCCGCAGCCCGCCGACTGGCCCGGCTCGCCGCGCTCGCCGACGAGGACGGCCGCCCGCTGGTCCCGTCCGCGCACCCCTACCGCTGGTGGGGGATGTTCGAACCGACCGAGTCCAAGGTGCCGCTGCGCGACCGCGACCAGCCCGTCGTGCTCTCCGGAAGCGCCCTCGACCAGCTCGCCAACACCTGCTCCCTGCAGTGGTTCCTGGGGCGCGAGGTGAAGGCCGACGCGCCCGCGACCGTCGCCCAGGGCTTCGGCAACGTGGTGCACGTCCTCGCCGACGAGGTCGCCTCCGGACGCACCCCGGCCGACCTCGCCGTCCTCATGGAGCGCCTCGACTCCGTGTGGAACGCGCTGGCCTTCGACGCGCCGTGGAAGTCGGCGCAGGAGAAGGACAACGCGCGCGTGGCGCTGGAACGCTTCCTGAAGTGGCACGTGATGGACCGCGCGGGGCGCACCCCGGTGGCCAGCGAGCACGACTTCGACGTCACCCTGGAAGCGGGCGACTTCGAGGTACGCATCCGTGGCCAGATGGACCGCGTCGAGGCCGACGGCGAGGGACGTGCCTACGTCGTCGACTTCAAGACCGGCAAGCAGGCACCCAGCGCGGCCGAGGTGGCCCGCCACCCGCAGCTGGCCGTCTACCAGCTCGCCGTCCATGAGGGCGCCGTCGACGAGGCCTTCGACGGCGTACGCCCCGAGCCGGGCGGCGCCGAACTCGTCCAGCTGCGCCAGGGTGCCGCCAAGCGGGACGGCGGCGAGACGCTGCCCAAGGTGCAGGGGCAGGAGCCTCTGGACGGCCCCGAGGGGGAGTGGGTCGGGGACCTGCTCGCCACGGCCGCGGGCAAGGTGCTCGAAGAACGGTTCGCACCCACCACGGGCCAGCACTGCACGCACTGCGCGTTCCGGGCGTCGTGCAGTGCGCGGCCCGAGGGGCGGCAGGTGGTCGAGTAG
- a CDS encoding ATP-dependent helicase — translation MPARITDPEQLKELLGIPFTPEQTACIIAPPAPQVIVAGAGSGKTTVMAARVVWLVGTGQVAPEQVLGLTFTNKAAGELAERVRKALVKAGVTDPDVIDPDNPPGEPVISTYHAFAGRLLTDHGLRIGLEPTSRLLADATRYQLAARVLREAPGPYPALTRSFADLVSDLLALDSELAEHLVRPEALRAYDAELLLGLQGAKLTNADLRKVPEAAAARRELADLVVRYRAAKRERDLLDFGDQIALSAQLAGIAEVGRLLRDEFRVVLLDEYQDTSVAQRVLLVGLFGGGTGHPVTAVGDPCQAIYGWRGASVANLDDFPEHFALGDGRSATRQALSENRRSGGRLLDLANGLAEPLRAMHAGVEALRPAPGAERDGTVRCALLPTHAEEVDWIAESIAHLVRTGKEPGEIAVLCRTATDFAEIQGALVARDVPVEVVGLSGLLHLPEVADLVAVCEVLQDPGANASLVRLLTGPRWRIGPRDLALLGRRARLLVSHARVDGGDDPDRRLAEAVEGVDPAEVISLADALDTFLETPLDGDGDADGLPFSPDARVRFARLAAELRDLRRSLSDPLMDVLHRVLAVTGLEVELSASPHALAARRRETLSNFLDVAASFAAGDNEASLLAFLGFLRTAAQYEKGLDNALPGGENTVKVLTAHKSKGLEWDVVAVPGLVTGTFPSTQGREKWTAQGKVLPHELRGDTATLPDVASWDSRGLKAFHEAMKEHQHTEELRLGYVTFTRPRSLLLGSGHWWGPSQKKPRGPSDFLQALYEHCAAGYGEIEVWADEPAEDAENPALHRETADQVWPLPLDEAALARRRAAAETVLAHLENLTSHEDDHAAATHDPDTYDDPDWPPPPDDEALADGFSDGFSEEGDPFEGDRAFEEGPGGWDSWTTDRPNIPHQATAPEPPAEPPARPHPTERERLTPEETRTIASWDRDLDALTGELLRARASVTDVPLPASLTASQLLRLAADPDGFAQELARPMPSPPQPAARRGTRFHAWVEARFEELTLPMLEPEDLPGSEAEIADERDLEALKDAFERTEYAHRTPYRVEAPFQLAIAGRVVRGRIDAVYKDGDGDGTTYEIVDWKTNRTRTADPLQLALYRLAWAEQQGVPLESVNAVFLYVRSGEVVRPEGLPDRAALERLLTQEPVAEADCEEPPNQDVGAGR, via the coding sequence ATGCCCGCCCGTATCACCGATCCCGAGCAGCTCAAGGAGCTCCTCGGCATTCCGTTCACTCCGGAGCAGACGGCCTGCATCATCGCGCCGCCCGCCCCGCAGGTGATCGTGGCCGGAGCCGGATCGGGCAAGACGACGGTGATGGCGGCACGCGTGGTGTGGCTGGTCGGCACCGGCCAGGTCGCCCCCGAACAGGTCCTCGGCCTGACCTTCACCAACAAGGCCGCCGGTGAACTCGCCGAGCGCGTCCGCAAGGCGCTCGTCAAAGCCGGTGTCACCGACCCCGACGTCATCGACCCGGACAACCCGCCGGGCGAGCCGGTGATCTCGACGTACCACGCCTTCGCGGGCCGCCTGCTGACCGACCACGGCCTGCGCATCGGCCTGGAACCGACCTCCCGCCTGCTCGCCGACGCCACCCGCTACCAGCTCGCCGCGCGCGTGCTGCGCGAGGCGCCGGGCCCGTACCCGGCCCTCACCCGGTCCTTCGCCGACCTGGTGAGCGACCTGCTCGCCCTGGACTCCGAGCTCGCCGAGCACCTCGTCCGGCCCGAGGCCCTGCGCGCGTACGACGCCGAGCTGCTGCTCGGCCTCCAGGGCGCCAAGCTCACCAACGCCGATCTGCGCAAGGTCCCGGAGGCGGCCGCGGCGCGTCGGGAACTCGCCGACCTCGTGGTCCGCTACCGCGCCGCCAAGAGGGAGCGCGACCTGCTCGACTTCGGCGACCAGATCGCCCTGTCGGCACAGCTCGCCGGCATCGCGGAAGTGGGCCGCCTCCTGCGCGACGAGTTCCGAGTGGTCCTCCTGGACGAGTACCAGGACACGTCCGTCGCCCAACGCGTCCTTCTGGTGGGCCTGTTCGGGGGCGGCACCGGCCACCCGGTGACCGCCGTCGGCGACCCCTGCCAGGCGATCTACGGCTGGCGCGGCGCATCCGTCGCCAACCTCGACGACTTCCCCGAGCACTTCGCGCTCGGCGACGGCCGCTCCGCCACCCGCCAGGCGCTCAGCGAGAACCGCCGCAGTGGTGGCCGTCTCCTGGACCTCGCCAACGGCCTCGCGGAGCCCCTGCGCGCCATGCACGCGGGCGTGGAGGCCCTGCGCCCGGCACCGGGAGCCGAGCGCGACGGCACGGTCCGGTGCGCGCTCCTGCCCACGCATGCCGAAGAGGTCGACTGGATCGCCGAATCCATCGCGCATCTCGTCCGCACCGGCAAGGAGCCCGGCGAGATCGCCGTCCTGTGCCGTACGGCGACGGACTTCGCCGAGATCCAGGGCGCGCTGGTCGCCCGGGACGTCCCCGTCGAGGTGGTCGGGCTGTCCGGACTGCTCCATCTGCCCGAGGTCGCTGACCTGGTCGCCGTCTGCGAGGTCCTCCAGGACCCCGGCGCCAACGCCTCCCTGGTCCGCCTGCTCACCGGCCCACGCTGGCGCATCGGCCCGCGCGACCTCGCCCTCCTGGGCCGCCGTGCACGGCTGTTGGTCTCCCACGCGCGCGTGGACGGCGGCGACGACCCGGACCGTCGGCTCGCCGAGGCGGTCGAGGGGGTCGACCCCGCCGAGGTGATCTCGCTCGCGGACGCCCTCGACACGTTCCTGGAGACGCCGCTGGACGGCGACGGTGACGCCGACGGGCTGCCCTTCTCGCCGGACGCGCGCGTGCGGTTCGCGCGCCTGGCCGCCGAACTGCGTGACCTGCGCCGCTCGCTGTCCGACCCGCTGATGGACGTCCTCCACCGGGTCCTCGCCGTCACCGGCCTGGAAGTGGAACTGTCGGCTTCCCCGCACGCGCTGGCCGCCCGCCGCCGCGAGACCCTGTCCAACTTCCTCGACGTCGCCGCCTCGTTCGCGGCCGGCGACAACGAGGCGAGCCTGCTCGCCTTCCTCGGCTTCCTGCGCACCGCCGCCCAGTACGAGAAGGGCCTCGACAACGCCCTGCCCGGCGGCGAGAACACCGTCAAGGTGCTCACGGCGCACAAGTCCAAGGGCCTGGAGTGGGACGTCGTCGCCGTCCCCGGTCTGGTCACCGGCACCTTCCCCAGCACCCAGGGCCGCGAGAAATGGACCGCGCAGGGCAAGGTGCTGCCGCACGAACTGCGCGGCGACACCGCCACGCTCCCCGATGTCGCCTCCTGGGACTCCCGAGGCCTGAAGGCCTTCCACGAGGCCATGAAGGAGCACCAGCACACCGAGGAACTCCGCCTCGGCTATGTCACCTTCACCCGCCCCCGCTCCCTGCTCCTCGGCTCCGGCCACTGGTGGGGCCCCAGCCAGAAGAAGCCCCGCGGCCCGTCCGACTTCCTGCAGGCCCTGTACGAGCACTGCGCGGCCGGGTACGGCGAGATCGAGGTGTGGGCCGACGAGCCGGCCGAGGACGCGGAGAACCCGGCCCTGCACCGGGAGACCGCCGACCAGGTATGGCCCCTGCCCCTCGACGAGGCCGCCCTGGCGCGACGCCGCGCGGCCGCCGAGACGGTCCTGGCCCACCTGGAGAACCTCACCTCCCACGAGGACGACCACGCGGCCGCGACGCACGACCCGGACACGTACGACGATCCGGACTGGCCTCCTCCACCGGACGACGAGGCGCTCGCCGACGGGTTCTCCGACGGGTTCTCCGAGGAAGGCGATCCCTTCGAGGGCGACCGCGCGTTCGAGGAGGGCCCCGGCGGCTGGGACTCCTGGACCACCGACCGCCCGAACATCCCGCACCAGGCGACAGCCCCGGAACCCCCCGCCGAACCCCCCGCTCGCCCCCACCCCACCGAACGGGAACGCCTCACCCCGGAGGAGACCCGCACCATCGCCTCCTGGGACCGCGACCTCGACGCCCTCACCGGGGAGCTCCTGCGCGCCCGCGCGAGCGTCACGGACGTACCCCTGCCCGCGTCACTGACCGCGTCCCAGTTGCTGCGGCTGGCAGCCGACCCGGACGGGTTCGCGCAGGAACTAGCGCGCCCCATGCCGAGCCCTCCACAACCCGCCGCACGCCGAGGCACCCGATTCCATGCCTGGGTCGAGGCGCGCTTCGAAGAGCTGACGCTGCCCATGCTGGAGCCGGAGGACCTGCCCGGCAGCGAGGCCGAGATCGCCGACGAGCGTGACCTGGAGGCCCTCAAGGACGCCTTCGAGCGCACCGAGTACGCGCACCGCACGCCGTACCGGGTCGAGGCCCCGTTCCAGCTCGCGATCGCCGGCCGCGTCGTACGGGGCCGTATCGACGCCGTCTACAAGGACGGCGACGGCGACGGGACGACGTACGAGATCGTCGACTGGAAGACCAACCGCACCCGCACCGCCGACCCGCTCCAGCTCGCCCTGTACCGGCTCGCCTGGGCCGAGCAGCAGGGCGTTCCCCTGGAATCGGTCAACGCCGTGTTCCTGTACGTCCGCAGCGGCGAGGTCGTACGACCGGAGGGCCTGCCGGACCGGGCCGCCCTGGAGCGGCTGCTGACTCAGGAGCCGGTCGCGGAGGCGGACTGTGAGGAACCGCCCAATCAGGATGTCGGTGCGGGCCGATAG